In the genome of Gordonia rubripertincta, one region contains:
- a CDS encoding HemK2/MTQ2 family protein methyltransferase, whose protein sequence is MTLTSASPATPRGTIAASGFATSTVGEVYLPQQDTELLIEMVRSLGVDGKNVLDLCTGSGAIAIAAARRGAAEVTAVDASADAVAYARRASMTAGVSVTVEHGDLTRHVGQYDVVTCNPPYVPTPPVDDPRYHPAGPSHAWDAGLDGRAVLDLLCAHVPTLLRPGGAFLLVHSEFADEDASLRALRAGGLHAEVVSERFIPFGPVMTARAEWLEERGLLERGCRIERLVGIAAVAPGGEKVDGKPAEGHTAETEPLA, encoded by the coding sequence GTGACGCTGACATCTGCATCGCCCGCAACGCCGCGGGGCACCATCGCCGCCTCCGGGTTCGCCACCTCTACGGTCGGCGAGGTGTATCTGCCCCAGCAGGACACCGAACTGCTCATCGAGATGGTGCGTTCCCTGGGCGTGGACGGCAAGAACGTCCTCGACCTGTGTACCGGTAGCGGTGCGATCGCGATCGCCGCCGCGCGTCGGGGCGCAGCCGAGGTCACCGCCGTCGACGCCTCCGCCGACGCGGTTGCCTACGCTCGCCGGGCTTCGATGACGGCCGGGGTGTCCGTCACCGTCGAACACGGAGATCTGACCCGCCACGTCGGGCAGTACGACGTCGTCACCTGCAACCCTCCCTACGTACCGACACCCCCGGTCGACGATCCCCGTTACCACCCGGCGGGTCCGTCGCATGCCTGGGATGCCGGCCTCGACGGTCGGGCGGTGTTGGACCTCCTGTGTGCACACGTCCCGACGCTGCTGCGTCCCGGCGGGGCGTTCCTGCTGGTGCATTCCGAGTTCGCCGACGAGGACGCGTCGCTGCGGGCTCTTCGTGCCGGTGGTCTGCACGCCGAGGTCGTCTCGGAGCGGTTCATCCCGTTCGGTCCGGTCATGACCGCCCGGGCCGAGTGGCTCGAGGAACGCGGACTGCTCGAGCGCGGATGTCGCATCGAGCGACTGGTCGGCATCGCGGCCGTCGCACCGGGCGGCGAGAAGGTCGACGGGAAGCCGGCAGAGGGTCACACTGCTGAAACGGAACCGTTGGCATGA
- a CDS encoding alpha/beta hydrolase, translating to MSRQFSYVRSDVTFRSGDSRCAAWLYRPDGVENPPIVVLAHGFAAFRELRLDAYAARFAQAGYAALVFDYRHWGASEGSPRRVLDIAKQHADWDAAIAYVRDLDGVDTGRVVAWGTSFAGGHVLRLAARDRDLAAAIVQVPHVSGPASAFSQPPALVRRLIFAGVRDQVRAWTGRPPYRLAAVGRPGDIAMMTSPGAYEQVERMGDMREELLAENDVAARIALRVPFYSPGRHAADIDVPVLVQLATKDDVTPIDKAQAVARRIPKGEVHTYDCAHFEPYLDPYFDTIIDHQIGFLDRHVGDPR from the coding sequence ATGTCACGTCAGTTCAGTTACGTCCGGTCCGATGTCACGTTCCGTTCGGGCGACTCCCGGTGCGCCGCCTGGCTCTACCGACCCGACGGCGTCGAGAACCCTCCGATCGTCGTCCTCGCGCACGGTTTCGCCGCATTCCGGGAGCTGCGCCTCGACGCGTACGCGGCGCGGTTCGCCCAGGCCGGATATGCCGCGCTCGTCTTCGACTACCGCCACTGGGGTGCGAGCGAGGGTTCACCGCGTCGCGTTCTCGACATCGCCAAGCAGCACGCCGACTGGGATGCCGCGATCGCCTACGTCCGCGATCTCGACGGCGTGGACACGGGCCGAGTGGTGGCGTGGGGGACGTCCTTCGCCGGCGGTCACGTCCTGAGACTCGCCGCCCGCGACCGCGATCTGGCCGCCGCGATCGTCCAGGTGCCGCACGTGAGCGGGCCCGCATCGGCGTTCTCCCAACCGCCGGCACTGGTGAGGCGCCTGATCTTCGCCGGAGTACGCGATCAGGTCCGGGCATGGACGGGACGGCCGCCGTACCGCCTGGCTGCCGTCGGGCGCCCCGGCGACATCGCGATGATGACCTCGCCCGGCGCCTACGAGCAGGTCGAACGCATGGGAGACATGCGTGAGGAACTGCTGGCGGAGAACGACGTGGCCGCCCGAATCGCGTTGCGGGTGCCCTTCTACTCCCCCGGCCGTCACGCGGCCGACATCGATGTCCCGGTGCTGGTCCAGCTCGCCACGAAGGACGACGTCACACCGATCGACAAAGCGCAGGCCGTCGCCCGTCGGATTCCGAAAGGTGAAGTCCACACCTACGACTGCGCCCATTTCGAGCCGTATCTCGATCCGTACTTCGACACCATCATCGACCACCAGATCGGGTTCCTCGACCGCCACGTAGGAGACCCGCGATGA
- a CDS encoding carbohydrate ABC transporter permease: MNSSGKSKAWWSIANILVILYALIPLLWIISLSFKPASSVTDGKFIPSEFTLDNYKSIFETSAFTSALINSIGVGLITTLIAVILGTMAAYAVARLEFPGKKVLIGAALLIAMFPQISLVTPLFNIERRLGLFDTWPGLILPYITFALPLAIYTLSAFFREIPWELEKAAKMDGATPWQAFRKVIAPLAAPGVVTAAILVFIFAWNDLLLALSLTSTERAITAPVAIANFTGSSQFEEPTGSISAAAVVITIPIIIFVLFFQRRIVAGLTSGAVKG, translated from the coding sequence GTGAATTCGAGCGGAAAATCCAAGGCGTGGTGGTCGATCGCCAACATCCTGGTGATCCTGTACGCACTCATCCCGCTGCTGTGGATCATCAGCCTGTCGTTCAAGCCGGCGTCGAGCGTGACCGACGGGAAGTTCATCCCGAGTGAGTTCACCCTCGACAACTACAAGTCGATCTTCGAGACCAGCGCCTTCACCTCGGCCTTGATCAACTCGATCGGCGTCGGTCTGATCACGACCCTCATCGCGGTGATCCTGGGCACCATGGCCGCCTACGCCGTTGCCCGACTGGAGTTCCCGGGCAAGAAGGTCCTCATCGGCGCGGCGCTGCTGATCGCGATGTTCCCGCAGATCTCGCTGGTGACACCGCTGTTCAACATCGAGCGTCGGCTGGGTCTCTTCGACACCTGGCCCGGCCTGATCCTGCCGTACATCACCTTCGCGCTGCCGCTGGCGATCTACACGCTGTCGGCCTTCTTCCGGGAGATCCCCTGGGAGCTGGAGAAGGCGGCGAAGATGGACGGCGCCACCCCGTGGCAGGCGTTCCGCAAGGTGATCGCGCCGCTGGCCGCGCCGGGCGTGGTGACCGCCGCCATCCTGGTGTTCATCTTCGCCTGGAACGACCTGCTCCTCGCCCTGTCGCTGACCTCGACCGAACGAGCGATCACCGCCCCGGTGGCCATCGCGAACTTCACCGGCAGCTCGCAGTTCGAGGAACCGACCGGTTCGATCTCGGCCGCCGCGGTCGTCATCACCATCCCCATCATCATCTTCGTGCTGTTCTTCCAACGTCGAATCGTGGCCGGTCTGACTTCCGGCGCCGTGAAGGGATAA
- a CDS encoding iron-containing redox enzyme family protein, with protein sequence MLVSAEAIATDPTTDGVFRVPTLPGARGPLSRAVIDLLRSDPDDPTVEMPVALLDVDLFTSDPYGDDLQLALYLCYEMHYVGFADADATWEWQPALLSLRAGLERRFLQAIHRDVPAAAQDESVQAEMDELCIEDLDGDGASYFLRDNGTWEQYRQMFALRSLYHLKEADPHAWAIPRLRGQAKASFVAVEFDEFGGGRGRSVHQELFADLLRASDLSADYLGYLDTVPAAALTPVNLMSLFGLHRRYRGAAVGHLAATEITSSPGSQRLLAGLERLDAPEACRHFYREHVEADAVHEQILRTDVVGDLVRQDPSAEADVIFGIRAFLFVENALEAHVMGAWERGESAFPGI encoded by the coding sequence GTGCTGGTGTCAGCTGAGGCGATAGCAACCGATCCGACGACGGATGGGGTCTTTCGTGTTCCGACGCTGCCCGGCGCCCGCGGTCCGCTGTCCCGAGCGGTGATCGACCTCCTGCGCAGCGATCCCGACGATCCGACGGTCGAGATGCCGGTCGCGCTGCTCGACGTAGACCTGTTCACCAGCGATCCCTACGGCGACGACCTGCAGCTGGCGCTGTACCTCTGCTACGAGATGCACTACGTGGGATTCGCCGACGCGGATGCCACCTGGGAGTGGCAGCCGGCGCTCCTGTCGCTGCGAGCCGGTCTCGAGCGACGGTTCCTGCAGGCCATCCACCGCGACGTCCCCGCGGCCGCCCAGGACGAATCGGTGCAGGCCGAGATGGACGAACTCTGCATCGAGGATCTGGACGGCGACGGCGCGTCGTACTTCCTCCGTGACAACGGGACCTGGGAGCAGTACCGGCAGATGTTCGCGCTGCGGTCGCTGTATCACCTCAAGGAGGCCGATCCGCACGCCTGGGCGATCCCGCGACTCCGCGGGCAGGCCAAGGCGTCCTTTGTCGCAGTCGAGTTCGACGAGTTCGGGGGTGGTCGCGGTCGTTCCGTTCACCAGGAGCTCTTCGCCGACCTGCTCCGCGCGTCGGACCTGTCCGCCGACTATCTCGGCTACCTCGACACCGTCCCCGCCGCGGCCCTGACGCCGGTGAACCTGATGTCACTGTTCGGCCTGCACCGCCGCTACCGCGGTGCGGCCGTCGGCCATCTCGCGGCCACCGAGATCACCTCGTCGCCCGGGTCCCAGCGACTCCTCGCCGGACTCGAACGGCTCGACGCACCCGAGGCCTGCCGACACTTCTACCGCGAACACGTCGAGGCCGACGCGGTTCACGAGCAGATCCTGCGCACCGACGTCGTCGGCGACCTGGTCCGGCAGGACCCGAGTGCCGAGGCCGACGTCATCTTCGGGATCCGCGCCTTCCTGTTCGTCGAGAACGCCCTCGAGGCGCACGTCATGGGCGCCTGGGAACGCGGTGAGAGCGCCTTCCCCGGGATCTAA
- a CDS encoding SDR family NAD(P)-dependent oxidoreductase, with product MKDFRDKVVVITGAGSGMGRDIAVKLAGQGARLAISDVTPDGLAETERLVKQAGAEVHSQLLNVAEREAVLTYADTVKDHFGVVNVVFNNAGIAHHGEVERTEFKDIERVMDVDYWGVVNGTKAFLPHLIASGDGHIVNTSSLFGLLAEPGQAAYNSAKFAVRGFTEALRQEMLIAKHPVKVSCVHPGGIKTAIARNATVSGDHDQKATAAFFDRYLARMSSEDAADVIIAGVRKDKARILVGADAKILDIAVRIVASKYQWVSAKATSWALSKAQ from the coding sequence ATGAAGGACTTTCGCGACAAGGTCGTGGTGATCACCGGTGCCGGTTCGGGCATGGGCCGTGACATCGCCGTCAAACTCGCCGGGCAGGGCGCGCGCCTCGCCATCTCCGACGTCACGCCCGACGGCCTGGCGGAGACCGAACGTCTCGTGAAACAGGCCGGCGCAGAGGTGCATTCGCAACTTCTCAACGTCGCCGAGCGCGAGGCCGTGCTCACCTACGCCGACACCGTCAAGGACCATTTCGGCGTGGTCAACGTGGTCTTCAACAACGCCGGCATCGCACATCACGGTGAGGTCGAACGCACCGAGTTCAAGGACATCGAGCGCGTCATGGACGTCGACTACTGGGGAGTCGTCAACGGCACCAAAGCATTCCTGCCTCACCTGATCGCCTCCGGCGACGGCCACATCGTCAACACGTCGTCGTTGTTCGGTCTTCTCGCCGAACCCGGTCAGGCGGCGTACAACTCGGCGAAGTTCGCCGTCCGCGGTTTCACCGAGGCGCTGCGCCAGGAGATGCTCATCGCCAAGCACCCGGTCAAGGTCTCGTGCGTACACCCGGGCGGCATCAAGACCGCAATCGCCCGCAACGCCACCGTGTCCGGCGACCACGATCAGAAGGCCACCGCCGCCTTCTTCGACCGTTACCTCGCCCGGATGTCGTCCGAGGACGCCGCCGACGTCATCATCGCAGGCGTGCGGAAGGACAAGGCGCGCATCCTCGTCGGCGCCGACGCCAAGATCCTCGACATCGCGGTGCGCATCGTCGCGTCGAAGTACCAGTGGGTGTCGGCGAAGGCCACCAGCTGGGCACTGTCGAAGGCCCAGTAA
- a CDS encoding CDGSH iron-sulfur domain-containing protein, translating to MTMEDVTVARTENGAGAERTAVRVVRGGPVLVEGPVDIELPDGCHVQSDRFMVAICACGRSKNYPLCDTSHRKRRRRSAD from the coding sequence ATGACCATGGAGGACGTCACCGTGGCGCGAACCGAGAACGGCGCGGGCGCCGAACGCACCGCGGTGCGGGTCGTCCGCGGGGGACCGGTGCTCGTCGAAGGACCGGTCGACATCGAACTCCCCGACGGCTGCCACGTGCAGTCCGACCGCTTCATGGTCGCCATCTGCGCGTGCGGGCGCAGCAAGAACTACCCGCTGTGTGACACCAGCCATCGGAAACGGCGTCGGCGTTCGGCTGACTAG
- a CDS encoding MarC family protein encodes MPFDVTVYTTTLITLIVIMDPPGQIPLFLSLVGQRSPEYRRRAAWQAPLVSLLVISVFAIGGKAILNYLHIGIPALQGAGGLLLLLVALQLLTGLGNAGNPKASDDVNVALVPLGTPLLAGPGAIAAVIVQVSSVDGQAAGYLAIAAAIISVHIVVMLVLRYSTVLIRVLGVGGITLLAKIAGLLLAAIAVQLIASSIMGFIAEGV; translated from the coding sequence GTGCCTTTCGACGTCACCGTGTACACGACCACGTTGATCACGCTGATCGTCATCATGGACCCGCCCGGACAGATCCCGTTGTTCCTCAGCCTCGTCGGCCAGCGGTCGCCCGAGTACCGGCGGCGCGCGGCCTGGCAGGCGCCCCTGGTGAGCCTTCTGGTGATCAGCGTATTCGCGATCGGCGGCAAGGCGATCCTCAACTACCTGCACATCGGCATCCCCGCTCTACAAGGCGCGGGTGGACTGCTGTTGCTGCTGGTGGCGCTCCAGCTGCTCACCGGGCTGGGCAACGCGGGCAATCCGAAGGCGTCTGACGACGTCAACGTCGCGCTCGTGCCGCTCGGCACCCCGCTGCTCGCCGGTCCGGGCGCCATCGCCGCGGTCATCGTTCAGGTCAGCAGCGTGGACGGCCAGGCGGCCGGCTACCTGGCCATCGCGGCCGCGATCATCAGTGTGCACATCGTGGTGATGCTGGTGCTCCGGTACTCGACGGTTCTGATCCGCGTACTCGGCGTCGGAGGGATCACCCTACTGGCCAAGATCGCCGGTCTGCTGCTCGCCGCGATCGCCGTCCAGCTCATCGCGAGCTCGATCATGGGCTTCATTGCCGAGGGTGTCTGA
- a CDS encoding TetR/AcrR family transcriptional regulator, whose translation MARNKRPQAADEKRDEIVAAARKLFIEGGYEATSMNRLAKEAGVAANTIYWYFDDKDDVLVAVLSAVMADVWPMYQAVSGEPIAARVLWIVQRLTEMRGLVTTVHARVPHSPAVAEWHNNFHLLTGSLFRAELEAAGVSPETVDAEVMIAVFTVEGLLMHARDVSEQRSVCETLASRWPSVTG comes from the coding sequence GTGGCGCGGAACAAGAGGCCGCAGGCCGCCGACGAGAAGCGCGACGAGATAGTCGCCGCCGCGCGGAAGCTGTTCATCGAGGGCGGATACGAGGCGACGTCGATGAACAGGTTGGCCAAGGAGGCCGGCGTCGCGGCCAACACGATCTATTGGTACTTCGACGACAAGGACGATGTACTCGTCGCGGTTCTGTCGGCCGTGATGGCCGACGTCTGGCCCATGTATCAGGCGGTGTCGGGTGAGCCGATCGCCGCTCGGGTGCTGTGGATCGTGCAGCGGTTGACCGAGATGCGTGGTCTGGTGACGACGGTGCATGCCCGCGTACCGCATTCACCGGCGGTAGCGGAGTGGCACAACAACTTTCACCTGCTCACCGGCAGTCTGTTCCGGGCCGAGCTGGAGGCGGCGGGTGTCTCGCCGGAGACCGTCGACGCCGAGGTGATGATCGCCGTGTTCACCGTGGAGGGATTGTTGATGCACGCGCGGGACGTGAGTGAGCAACGCTCCGTGTGCGAGACACTGGCCTCTCGGTGGCCGTCGGTCACCGGTTAG
- a CDS encoding suppressor of fused domain protein codes for MTEAVTDLVGKHLRDRMGAEPQRASVTFLGVEPIDVLRFVLGDATPGELVYVTSGCARHPMSDPTDLHADPVKGPRAELVVRMHAGSTLPGLHKRMATLAAAPAVEGLILDANALVDLGEPLWDGATCTAVLLSADELGEVELPVPMDPVRLLRAVPITANEAAWVRLKGADALRDAWREAGIDVMEPNRASATPG; via the coding sequence GTGACTGAAGCGGTGACCGACCTCGTCGGAAAACATCTCCGGGACCGGATGGGCGCCGAACCACAGCGGGCGTCGGTGACGTTCCTCGGTGTCGAACCGATCGATGTACTGCGATTCGTGCTGGGCGACGCCACCCCCGGCGAGCTGGTCTACGTGACGTCCGGATGCGCACGCCACCCGATGTCCGATCCGACCGATCTCCACGCCGACCCGGTGAAGGGACCGCGCGCCGAACTGGTCGTACGGATGCACGCGGGTTCGACGCTCCCGGGCCTGCACAAGCGCATGGCGACGCTGGCGGCCGCGCCGGCCGTCGAGGGACTGATCCTCGACGCCAATGCGCTCGTCGATCTGGGCGAGCCGCTGTGGGACGGCGCCACCTGCACGGCGGTGCTGCTGTCCGCCGATGAACTCGGCGAGGTCGAGCTGCCCGTTCCGATGGACCCGGTCCGTCTGCTCCGGGCGGTGCCGATCACCGCGAACGAGGCGGCCTGGGTGCGGCTCAAGGGTGCAGACGCCCTCCGGGACGCGTGGCGGGAGGCCGGGATCGATGTCATGGAGCCGAATCGCGCCTCCGCCACGCCCGGCTGA
- a CDS encoding magnesium and cobalt transport protein CorA — protein MATIPRSGPRGVPPRGETPAPASENPAPVSRAVVDCAVYINGHRQPGGISYRDALAQVRESGEGFVWVGLHSPDDSQMTDVGTTFGLHELVVEDAVHAHQRPKLEVYDDTQFLVLRTVQYVEHESMAMASEVVETGEIMVFAGPDFVITVRHGEHTELSGMRRNLESRPERLALGPTAVLHAVADKVVDSYLAVTDRMDVDVAAIEESVFSRQNRWLDIDPVYLLRREVLELRRAVTPLSTPLQTLTASGNPLVPKEVRRHLRDVADHLTTVIERVLEYDELLNSMLQAGAAKVGIQQTTDMRKISAWVAIAAVPTMVAGIYGMNFDHMPELHQPWGYPLVLGVLIATCVALFVVFRRSHWL, from the coding sequence GTGGCGACGATCCCTCGTTCCGGTCCGCGCGGTGTCCCGCCGCGCGGTGAGACCCCGGCGCCCGCCTCGGAGAACCCGGCGCCGGTGTCGCGCGCCGTCGTCGACTGCGCGGTCTACATCAACGGTCACCGTCAGCCGGGCGGCATCTCCTACCGCGACGCGCTGGCGCAGGTCCGCGAATCCGGTGAGGGTTTCGTGTGGGTCGGCCTGCACTCCCCCGATGACTCCCAGATGACCGACGTCGGCACGACCTTCGGCCTGCACGAGCTCGTCGTCGAAGATGCCGTGCACGCGCATCAGCGGCCGAAGCTCGAGGTGTACGACGACACGCAGTTCCTCGTGCTGAGGACCGTGCAGTACGTCGAACACGAGTCGATGGCGATGGCCAGCGAGGTCGTGGAGACCGGCGAGATCATGGTCTTCGCCGGGCCCGATTTCGTGATCACGGTGCGCCACGGTGAGCACACCGAGTTGTCGGGGATGCGACGGAATCTCGAGAGCCGGCCCGAACGACTCGCCCTCGGCCCGACCGCGGTCCTGCACGCCGTGGCCGACAAGGTCGTCGACAGCTACCTCGCGGTCACCGACCGCATGGACGTCGACGTCGCCGCCATCGAGGAATCGGTGTTCAGCCGACAGAATCGCTGGCTCGACATCGACCCGGTCTATCTTCTGCGACGCGAGGTGCTCGAACTCCGGCGCGCGGTCACTCCGCTCTCGACGCCGCTCCAGACCCTCACCGCGAGCGGTAACCCGTTGGTGCCCAAGGAGGTTAGACGACATCTGCGCGACGTCGCCGATCACCTCACGACCGTCATCGAACGGGTCCTGGAGTACGACGAGCTGCTGAACTCCATGCTGCAGGCCGGCGCCGCGAAGGTGGGTATCCAGCAGACCACCGACATGCGCAAGATCTCGGCGTGGGTCGCGATCGCCGCGGTGCCGACGATGGTCGCCGGGATCTACGGGATGAACTTCGACCACATGCCCGAACTGCATCAACCGTGGGGTTATCCCCTTGTACTCGGTGTGCTGATCGCGACGTGCGTCGCCCTGTTCGTGGTGTTCCGTCGCAGTCACTGGCTCTGA
- a CDS encoding glycine betaine ABC transporter substrate-binding protein yields the protein MEKRLVRKRLVVVTGLIAALAVVLAGCGDEAGSPPRGIVIGSSEDPAMRVMAEVYAGALRNAGSVVSADQLRGDDAELLDEMDRADLDLFPAFTGDLLKMLAPSSTAVGAEDVYVELNRSLPQGVSVGDETPVSGAPQIFVSTTLAGSVGASGLDDCALLPPGLPVVATSDPDPATLGAFASAGCRLGPVQTVGTTDEVLQRASEGNAVGLLTPLDIAGEDAEGASSDVQALRSSAGGGDTADNPPADEPSTDAAPEEQSGPRAEVLVPVFRSAALNRDQVKTMNKVAGEITTADLATMAGEVETGSDPREVALEWLAEHGL from the coding sequence GTGGAAAAACGTCTCGTCCGCAAGCGTCTCGTGGTGGTCACCGGGCTGATCGCTGCCCTGGCCGTCGTCCTCGCCGGATGCGGGGACGAAGCCGGCTCGCCGCCGCGGGGGATCGTGATCGGCTCGTCGGAGGACCCCGCCATGCGGGTGATGGCAGAGGTGTACGCGGGCGCCCTGCGGAACGCGGGTTCGGTCGTGTCCGCCGATCAGCTGCGCGGAGACGACGCGGAGCTGCTCGACGAGATGGACCGCGCCGACCTCGACCTCTTTCCGGCCTTCACCGGGGACCTCCTGAAAATGCTCGCTCCGTCGTCGACCGCGGTCGGTGCCGAGGACGTCTACGTCGAGCTGAACCGTTCGCTGCCGCAGGGTGTCTCGGTGGGCGACGAGACACCGGTGTCCGGTGCGCCGCAGATCTTCGTCTCGACGACCCTCGCCGGCAGCGTCGGCGCGAGTGGACTCGACGACTGTGCACTCCTCCCGCCGGGACTGCCGGTGGTCGCCACCTCCGACCCCGACCCGGCGACGCTCGGTGCGTTCGCCTCCGCGGGTTGCCGTTTGGGGCCGGTGCAGACGGTCGGAACCACCGACGAAGTGCTCCAGCGGGCATCGGAGGGCAACGCCGTCGGTCTCCTCACCCCGCTCGACATCGCGGGAGAGGACGCCGAGGGCGCGTCGTCCGACGTTCAGGCGCTACGCAGTTCGGCCGGTGGCGGCGACACCGCCGACAACCCGCCCGCCGACGAGCCGAGCACCGACGCCGCACCGGAAGAACAATCCGGGCCGCGCGCCGAGGTGCTCGTGCCCGTCTTCCGGTCGGCCGCGCTCAACCGTGATCAGGTCAAGACCATGAACAAGGTCGCCGGCGAGATCACCACCGCCGACCTCGCCACGATGGCGGGCGAGGTCGAGACGGGCAGCGATCCGCGGGAAGTAGCGCTCGAGTGGCTGGCCGAGCACGGCCTGTAG
- a CDS encoding metallophosphoesterase family protein, translated as MVRVLAVADEVVDSLTYGVGIEGRPDLILGAGDLPFDYLEILSTLCDAPCVYVPGNHDRELRGYRRGRTGWTRAGLPTEDPGPCGGINADGRTVTVAGLRISGLGGSRCYNGGTNQYTDIHQRLRSMRLRCGNVLSKPALANGGGTDILLTHSPARGVGDADDTPHRGFDCYHPLVRALRPTLLVHGHVHPYGSRPPDLPIGETTTSMNVVGFCQFDIDPATRKVEIVRRRHGA; from the coding sequence ATGGTCCGGGTTCTGGCGGTCGCCGACGAGGTGGTGGACTCTCTCACCTACGGCGTCGGTATCGAGGGGCGCCCCGACCTCATCCTGGGTGCCGGCGACCTCCCGTTCGACTATCTCGAGATCCTGTCGACGCTGTGCGATGCCCCGTGCGTCTACGTTCCCGGCAACCACGACCGAGAGCTACGGGGCTACCGTCGCGGGCGCACCGGCTGGACCCGCGCGGGACTCCCCACCGAGGACCCGGGTCCGTGCGGCGGCATCAACGCCGACGGCCGCACGGTGACGGTCGCCGGACTGCGGATCAGCGGACTCGGCGGCAGCCGCTGCTACAACGGCGGGACCAACCAGTACACCGACATCCACCAAAGACTGCGATCGATGCGGCTGCGCTGCGGGAACGTCCTGTCGAAACCCGCCCTGGCCAACGGGGGCGGCACCGACATCCTGCTCACCCACAGTCCCGCCCGCGGCGTCGGCGACGCCGACGACACACCCCATCGGGGTTTCGACTGCTATCACCCGCTCGTGCGCGCATTGCGCCCGACGCTGCTCGTGCACGGTCACGTCCACCCCTACGGCAGCCGTCCGCCCGACCTACCGATCGGCGAGACGACGACGTCGATGAACGTCGTGGGCTTCTGCCAGTTCGACATCGATCCGGCGACGCGGAAGGTGGAGATCGTGAGGCGCAGACATGGCGCGTGA
- a CDS encoding ABC transporter ATP-binding protein, whose product MADIVLDKVTKQYPDGSTAVHGVDIEIGDGEFVILVGPSGCGKSTTLNMIAGLEDISSGELRIGGERVNERAPKDRDIAMVFQSYALYPHMTVRDNIAFPLTLQKLSKDQIAAKVDEAARILDLGQYLDRKPANLSGGQRQRVAMGRAIVRSPKAFLMDEPLSNLDAKLRVQMRTEIAQLQQRLGTTTVYVTHDQTEAMTLGDRVVVLRGGHVQQIGSPQELYNNPTNVFVAGFIGSPAMNFLSGRLGTDGIETAIGTIALDDHRAVVSRAGDVGSSGEVLIGIRPEHLEDASLVDDTTRRQGATFTANIDVLESMGSDIYAYFGIGNGSNRASSDALAELSADSGADLGGNQLIARLSPDSKVTRGSTAELFYDASKVAVFDQSSGESLRRR is encoded by the coding sequence ATGGCAGACATCGTTCTGGACAAGGTCACCAAGCAGTACCCGGACGGCTCCACCGCGGTCCACGGGGTCGACATCGAGATCGGCGACGGCGAGTTCGTGATTCTCGTCGGCCCGTCGGGATGTGGAAAGTCGACGACGCTCAACATGATCGCGGGTCTCGAGGACATCTCCTCGGGCGAGTTGCGGATCGGCGGGGAGCGCGTCAACGAGCGCGCACCCAAGGACCGCGACATCGCGATGGTCTTCCAGAGCTATGCGCTCTACCCACACATGACGGTGCGCGACAACATCGCGTTCCCACTGACGCTGCAGAAGCTGTCGAAGGATCAGATCGCCGCCAAGGTCGATGAGGCCGCGCGCATCCTCGATCTCGGGCAATACCTGGACCGCAAGCCGGCCAACCTGTCCGGCGGTCAGCGTCAGCGTGTGGCGATGGGCCGCGCGATCGTGCGCTCGCCCAAGGCATTCCTCATGGACGAGCCGCTGTCGAACCTCGACGCCAAGCTTCGTGTGCAGATGCGGACCGAGATCGCCCAGCTGCAGCAGCGACTCGGGACCACCACCGTCTACGTGACGCACGATCAGACCGAGGCGATGACCCTGGGCGACCGCGTCGTCGTGCTGCGTGGCGGACACGTCCAGCAGATCGGCTCGCCGCAGGAGCTGTACAACAACCCGACCAACGTTTTCGTCGCCGGGTTCATCGGTTCGCCTGCGATGAACTTCCTGTCGGGTCGCCTGGGCACGGACGGCATCGAGACCGCGATCGGCACCATCGCCCTCGACGATCACCGCGCCGTGGTCTCGCGAGCCGGTGACGTCGGAAGCAGCGGTGAGGTTCTCATCGGCATCCGCCCCGAGCACCTCGAGGACGCCTCCCTCGTCGACGACACCACGCGCCGTCAGGGTGCGACGTTCACCGCGAACATCGACGTCCTGGAGTCGATGGGCTCGGACATCTACGCCTACTTCGGTATCGGCAACGGGTCGAACCGGGCGTCGAGCGACGCGCTCGCCGAACTGTCCGCCGACTCCGGCGCGGATCTCGGCGGCAACCAGCTCATCGCCCGCCTGTCGCCGGATTCGAAGGTCACCCGCGGTTCGACCGCCGAGCTGTTCTACGACGCCTCGAAGGTGGCGGTCTTCGACCAGAGCTCGGGAGAGTCGCTGCGCCGCCGCTGA